A part of Salmo salar chromosome ssa18, Ssal_v3.1, whole genome shotgun sequence genomic DNA contains:
- the LOC106577718 gene encoding uncharacterized protein has product MARKLLLKYDQESPTDGIRAVLSIGIITQSDLLKTFIDGDTVDLKCFISGTGGDYYNWFKLTVGQAPAMIVSLYLDSKDPTLYGEFDNNPRFSAEKNGDSFVLTISNAKPSDVGMYYCAARDYDGMIFGNGIFLMHKGAGSRNQHLTQQSVSESVQPGDSVTLNCTIHTETCAGEHSVYWFRHGSGESRPGIIYTHGDRSDQCKKSPEAQDADNLHYVALNLSNKTNRSRRQRSNMEEETVYSGIKQ; this is encoded by the exons atggcgaggaaattacttttaaagtaCGACCAGGAATCCCCTACTGATGGGataag AGCAG tGTTGTCCATTGGTATCATTACTCAGTCTGATCTTTTGAAGACTTTCATCGACGGAGACACTGTTGATTTGAAATGCTTCATCTCTGGGACTGGCGGAGACTACTACAACTGGTTCAAACTCACAGTAGGACAAGCTCCAGCGATGATAGTATCTCTTTACCTTGACTCAAAAGATCCAACACTCTACGGGGAGTTTGACAACAACCCTCGGttttctgcagagaagaacggagACAGTTTTGTGCTGACCATTTCAAATGCAAAGCCATCGGATGTGGGGATGTATTACTGTGCTGCACGTGATTATGATGGCATGATCTTTGGAAATGGTATATTTCTGATGCATAAAG GTGCAGGGTCCAGGAACCAGCATCTTACTCAGCAGTCTGTGTCTGAGTCAGTCCAGCCAGGAGACTCTGTGACTCTGAACTGTACAATACACACTGAGACCTGTGCAGGAGAACACAGCGTCTACTGGTTTAGACATGGCTCGGGAGAATCCCGTCCAGGAATAATTTACACCCATGGAGACAGGAGTGATCAGTGTAAGAAGAGCCCTGAG GCCCAAGATGCAGACAATCTCCATTATGTAGCTCTGAATCTGAGCAACAAGACGAACAGGTCTAGAAGACAGAGAAGCAACATGGAGGAAGAGACGGTGTACTCTGGGATCAAACAGTAG
- the LOC106577717 gene encoding uncharacterized protein has product MIIYCTIFLFYANLGCALNKDVIQPDPVIVTQLGRSVSVNCFCRSNLISVSWYKQTVGQKPLLMASSYYGTENSFYFNNFKEDFTETKHLSVKRGFDSCNLTISKTESGDSATYYCVSLSAREATFGEGTVLIVKDSGSNCMSLLQMPVSESVQPGNSVTLNCTINIETCAGEHSVYWYRHGSGKSHPGIIYTHGDRNDQCEKSPEAGSLTQSCVYNLPKRNLSLSDAGTYYCAVASCGEILFGNGTKLEIDYGCNEDHLLLVYYLGVALALCVILIIVLGCVLYKMTKKTSLLSRGKHPQPSGPTIHSSHHQDQEDNDTLTSVHYAALNVIHKKPKTRRQKSAMERDTVYSGVRCQNTD; this is encoded by the exons ATGATTATATATTGCACAATCTTTTTGTTTTACGCCAATTTGG GTTGTGCACTTAACAAGGATGTAATCCAACCAGACCCTGTGATAGTTACACAACTGGGAAGAAGTGTATCAGTAAATTGCTTTTGTCGATCTAATTTGATCAGTGTCTCTTGGTACAAGCAAACTGTTGGACAGAAGCCTCTTCTCATGGCATCATCATATTATGGGACTGAAAATAGTTTTTATTTCAACAACTTTAAAGAGGACTTTACTGAGACTAAACATTTGAGTGTGAAGAGAGGATTTGACAGCTGTAACCTGACCATCTCCAAGACGGAGTCAGGGGACTCAGCTACATACTACTGTGTTAGTTTGTCAGCGAGGGAAGCCACATTTGGAGAAGGAACTGTTTTAATTGTCAAAG ATTCAGGGTCCAACTGCATGTCTCTGCTCCAGATGCCTGTGTCTGAGTCAGTCCAGCCAGGAAACTCTGTAACTCTGAACTGTACAATAAACATTGAGACCTGTGCAGGAGAACACAGTGTCTATTGGTACAGACATGGCTCAGGAAAATCTCATCCAGGAATCATTTACACCCATGGAGACAGGAATGATCAGTGTGAGAAGAGCCCTGAGGCTGGGTCTCTTACACAGAGCTGTGTCTACAACCTCCCCAAGAGGAACCTCAGCCTCTCTGATGCTGGGACTTACTACTGTGCTGTGGCCTCATGTGGGGAAATACTATTTGGGAACGGGACCAAGCTGGAAATTGACT ATGGTTGTAATGAGGACCATCTTCTCTTGGTGTACTATCTGGGTGTAGCGTTGGCTCTTTGTGTCATCCTCATCATTGTCCTTGGTTGTGTTTTGTATAAGATGACCAAGAAAACCTCTCTGCTGTCCAGAG GAAAGCATCCTCAGCCAAGTGGTCCGACAATCCACAGTTCGCATCACCAG GATCAAGAAGATAACGACACACTCACGTCGGTCCATTACGCTGCTCTGAATGTCATCCACAAGAAGCCAAAGACCCGGAGACAGAAGAGCGCcatggagagagacactgtgtACTCTGGGGTGAGGTGCCAAAACACGGACTGA